Below is a window of Drosophila miranda strain MSH22 chromosome 3, D.miranda_PacBio2.1, whole genome shotgun sequence DNA.
ACGCACTAGCACATCACGCCCACGAGGATCTGGACACCTTGGTTCGATCGTTCATGGACATGGAACGAGTTCAACCAAGTGACGCTACCATTGATGCAAGTGATCCCGCTGAGCAACACTTCGTTCATACGCACACCCGCAGAAACGATGGCGTGTACATCGTCCAATATCCGTTCAAGGACTCTGCTCCTCCGATGGGATCCACATTGCCACAATCACTACGCCGCTTTTCTTCTCTCGAGCGGAAATTTCGAAAAATTGCCTGCTCTCAAACAACAGTATGTCGACTATATGGAGGATTATATACAACGGGGACGATCTCATCGACGATCTCATTGCACTCAAAGATGAATTAAATTTGCTATTGAGCCAAGCTCAATTTAAACTTCGAAAATGGAGTTCAAACTGTTGGTCAATACTCAATTCACTGCCGAAGGACATTTGTGAGTATCAGCCTCGCCACTTCAAGCAACGGAGCTGCATGGATTCGCCGATGCTTCGTCTCATGCATGCGCCGCTGTCCTCTACAGTCGCGTGAGACTCAATAATGACTAGGTTGTAAGACTGATCGCCGCAAAAACCCGTGTTGCACCCATCAAACCTATATCCATCCCACGGCTCGAATTGAATGCCGCCCATCTTCTGTCGAAATTGATGTCTCTGGTTAAGCCAGCTCTAACTATTCCTATTTCCAGTACGTCGTGTTGGTCAGACTCCGAAATTGTACTACATTGGCTCTCATCACCCCCACGGACTTGGAACACTTGTGTTTGTAATCGCACTGCTGAGATTCTGGAAGCGTGCCCACGTAGCTGCTGTCAACACATTCGCACTGAGGACAATCCCGTGGACTGTGCATCACGCGGACTTCTACCAAAGGATCTGGTAGAACATCAACTGTGCTGGAATGGACCACAGTGGCTTTCCCAATCACATCGCACTTGGCCACCTGCTAAGGCAAAGTTCACACTGTAGACTGAGGACGCTGCGCGGATGGAAGTAAAGGTCAAACCCTAAGTTAATCTACACATTTCCGATGAAGGAAATGATCTTAATTGTATGATCAACAAAGCTTCCTCCTGGTCACATCTCTTGCGGACAAATAGCCATTGCTTTCGCTTTGTACATCGACTTCGTTGCAAGGACCGCCTGTCATCGTTTTTATCGTCATGGGAGCTTCAATATGCCCGCTCTAGGGTAATCAAGCATGTCCAGATGGAGTTCTTCCACGTGGAGTATAAACAGCTGAGCACTGGACAAGCACTTTCTTAAAAATCCAAGTTGATTCACTACACTCCATTTGTTGACGACCACGGAATTCTGCGCGTAGGAGGACGCATTGGCAATTCGATGGCAACCTATGATGCAAAACATCCCATACTTCTTCCAAAGGAATCACCAGTCGCTGTTTTATTAGCTAAACACCAGCACGTCACATCGCTACACGCTGGAGTCGAATTTATGTTCCACACGTTGAGACAGAAGTATTGGATCCTTGGAGCCCGTAACATAGTCCGCAAAATTGTATTCAACTGCAAGATATGTTTACTCCAGCGCAAAGGAACGAGCACACAACTCATGGCTGATCTTCCCGCCTTTCGCGTTCAGCCCACCCGCTGCTTTCTACATTCTGGATTGGATTACGCTGGACCAGTTACCATGAAGACATCAGCAGGTCGGACACCGAAGTTTGGCAAAGCTTGGTTTGCCATCTTTGCTTGTCTGTCCAAAAAAACAATTCATATCGAGCTCGTCAGTGATTTGACGACTCCTGCATTTATCGCCGCCTTCAAACGGTTTTGGTCTCGACGTGGCCCCATATTCGATTTCTACTCAGACAATGGCACAACATTCCATGGAGCCAGAAAGGAACTAACTGTATCTCAAAGTCAGGACGAGGAAATTGCTAATTTTCTGACGAGTCAGGAAATCAACTGGCACTTCATTCCGCCGTCTGCCCCGCATTTTGGAGGTCTTTGGGAGACAGGCGTACGATCTATCAAACTCCACCTTCGCCGAGTAATTGGTAGCAGTGCGTTGACTTTCGAAGAATATTCAACAATTTTAACTCGCGCGCCCAGCGATCACAGCTTGGATCCCCTTACCCCCGCTCATTTTCTTACAGGTCAACCTCACATGTCGGTGCCAGAACCGTCCTTGTTAGACGTCAACATTAACAGACTGCAGCGTTGGAGACAACTGCAAGCCAAGGTTCAAGGATTCCGGAAACGCTGGAGTCTGGAATACCTTACTTCCTTGCAACCTCGCACGAAATGGCAGCAGGAGTCCAACGACATAACCGTGGACACTCTTGTGGTACTGAAGGAGCCGAATCAACCGCCTAGCAAGTGGCTGCTTGGGCGAAtcactgctctaagttgaagtcccgagcgagagcgtgatggtggagccactcatAAAAGACATCTCGGTCCTGGGGCAGAAGCATCGGCAGCAACGTGTGGATCAGGAATTGGAAAGACATCCCCAGCAACCAACTTACCCCCAAAACTTTTGGAAAACACACCTGCTATCGAGAAAAAAATTgatctttttattttttatctCATCCGTAGTAGGCGAAGAGGAAATTGTCATAATCGTAAATCAGATTCAAGTGCGACATATTATTCTCCATCGATGAACTAATCAATTTATTTATCTTCTTTTCTTATTCGTACAACCACAATGTGCGCCACAGAGAAACGTGGCAGGGCCCTCTAGTTTAATATAAAAGTGGAGTGTTTTGAGCTGAAATTTTCGTGGCGGGAATATTTTTTAACATTCTAAATCCGATCAGATCTATATATAGTAAAGTTCCAAAAGAAACATTTTTAGACCCTCAGACTTTCACATATTtgaaaaattgtattttatatacTATAAACTTTGTAAAAAATATACAtgaataaatacaaaatatttactttcTGCAatgaaaaacaacaaaaagttCTGGTAATTTTTTCGACCTCTTCGGCCCCCGCAACTAACCTTCAATTCTTGTAATGTtattatgtatatataattatttataatttatgtgatttttaaaatttattttagATCCGTAAACTTATTTTGGAGATGATTCATCGACTGCCCATAACAGAAAATTTAAGACAACATGTCAAATCAATTATAACAATGATGCTCAAAATATTAAAAACTGACAATGAAGAAAATGTCCTTGTAAGCCTTCGAATAATAATTGAACTGCATAAACACTTTCGTCCATCTTTTAACCCAGAAGTAAGTAAATATGCAAACTCATTTCTTTAATTATAGGTCCTTTGATAACTATAACAAAACATCGATAACAAAGATTACGTCAACTAGTTAATCAGTCCATCCCAAGAGATGCTAAAACGGACCTGCTAATACTATTGAAGTGTTTGGTCAGTGCAGACCACTCAATTCGCTCAAAAAGCAatcaaatacaaaaaaaaaaaaactacaaaaactTAACATTGTGGGTGGCTGTGTAGTACTACATATATACGAGGGTGGATTATTAATTACCCGTGTTTGACGATTGGGGGCGTGGCTGAGATTATCATATAATACCATATATGTATTAGAATCCGCATCCATAAGTTTCAGACAGCTAGTAGTCaagtttttttgtatttttttttctcatgCGTTTAACATATAACgatgaaaattaaatataaacgAAATTAAATATAACGAAAATTGCTTTTCTCAACGGCTCATGCGAGAGTTAACTTCTAAACGACGGCCAGCTGCCGGTTAAGTATTTTTCGGCTTTACAAAAAGAGGAAGAAAAAGAGACTATTGAAAAGTTGATTTAAGAGAACCAGATATAATTAAAAACgatatacccgatacatagtcagta
It encodes the following:
- the LOC117188126 gene encoding uncharacterized protein LOC117188126; the encoded protein is MATYDAKHPILLPKESPVAVLLAKHQHVTSLHAGVEFMFHTLRQKYWILGARNIVRKIVFNCKICLLQRKGTSTQLMADLPAFRVQPTRCFLHSGLDYAGPVTMKTSAGRTPKFGKAWFAIFACLSKKTIHIELVSDLTTPAFIAAFKRFWSRRGPIFDFYSDNGTTFHGARKELTVSQSQDEEIANFLTSQEINWHFIPPSAPHFGGLWETGVRSIKLHLRRVIGSSALTFEEYSTILTRAPSDHSLDPLTPAHFLTGQPHMSVPEPSLLDVNINRLQRWRQLQAKVQGFRKRWSLEYLTSLQPRTKWQQESNDITVDTLVVLKEPNQPPSKWLLGRITALS